In Papaver somniferum cultivar HN1 chromosome 1, ASM357369v1, whole genome shotgun sequence, a genomic segment contains:
- the LOC113296854 gene encoding uncharacterized protein LOC113296854 — MIFCCLPLTQAPFVLSCDEKQEIWKSTEKLLTDSEVEVREHAAGVLAGLLKGGDEDLVSRVEMEAKFAESAERRDSPLYAWIETTIDPLYKILDSMSSGIISDPLV; from the exons ATGATTTTCTGCTGCTTGCCGTTGACACAGGCACCTTTTGTTCTGTCGTGTGATGAGAAACAAGAAATCTGGAAAAGCACTGAAAAGCTACTCACAGACTCAGAAGTTGAG GTAAGGGAACATGCTGCTGGAGTTCTTGCAGGCTTGTTAAAGGGTGGGGATGAGGATCTGGTCAGTAGAGTGGAGATGGAGGCAAAATTCGCTGAGTCAGCAGAAAGAAGGGATTCACCGCTTTATGCTTGGATAGAGACCACCATAGATCCGTTGTACAAGATCCTAGACTCCATGTCATCTGGGATAATTTCAGACCCTCTTGTATAG